In Plasmodium falciparum 3D7 genome assembly, chromosome: 5, the following proteins share a genomic window:
- a CDS encoding transcription factor 25, putative codes for MSSRLLKKFLKEKTKDEIKKINEEEEEEEESSSLKLGERKKKKNAFTYLMSSESDDSVISHNTNGDINNGEEKKNSEHTNSTRKQKGNKKNDTFEKNNTFEKRLDNHFETTQNVEEKKKKKKKKKKNVDDEISDILNEINKEEKKNNKGKNNLNNQICNNHHHHHHHTDDNPVYNKINVLQGEGEKYFMNNALDNDKSKNKCDNKNYSNNNCNNHCIHDNNEEESMELQLSTCTHEKYEYCLKLEKNNFDVNIELKRIFGKSFVKENKYIQKSKIKYLKNWIIQDFTTKIVQPPLSMIYKDNEFKIEKNKLYLDAENLFYLLLDTHDIQAMNELVKKYPFHVDTLLVLAEYYNETRNYEVANKFIKMSILLLQNIFHINFHPNFLNKNFNIFINPYIYDNKCLFKSLYMHMLSLENEACTITSLEIAKLLCKIDLANDLCSILLRIDNIILKCNLYDFLLYFSFNFIIQNIQSVIPPNTYNQIVTSLMNQQNSITPNHIESNLLKNNMDNINNINTEIQEHNINKTNVESNKHDHNISSNNQMSTNQNQSSTQKNKNSYNSNKEQDTHTSNCNENHILKNNLTSSSQHCDIFINEQNKQSIIMNKQNNLYIFNNYELRLHFILPNFAFAIPMSLYLKMNTHLNLDDIKLIKKDDIIHSFSYEECKYLIPHFNIRFICYKSNHQINYTGNQTCQNNIHDTKQNQDNNQNYSLSFCAHLFLIRALLQYPCFLKTFLNYNNFKATKIVKQTIYDYLFQDILAAPPFSNTQQLNREEYEIVQKIVSCFLEKNNIYYKSEKVITWLHVCSSFIHEMYKDKKVSQEIDEVRKEYCQKIALLDINKYKHVRVGEFKSHNYLLPDFLMEKNRSYTPNVTNRASDYYISLNSNLLIAFFQSLLPWYQVDYNGTNSRPVYFSTLLRTTIDNIKHFFNCE; via the exons ATGTCTAGCAGACTACTGAAAAAGTTTTTAAAAGAGAAAACCaaagatgaaataaaaaaaattaatgaagaagaagaagaagaagaggaAAGTTCATCTTTAAAATTAGGGGagaggaaaaaaaagaaaaatgctTTCACTTATTTAATGTCATCAGAAAGTGATGACAGTGTAATAAGCCACAATACAAAtggtgatataaataatggtGAAGAGAAAAAGAATAGTGAACATACAAATTCAACAAGGAaacaaaaaggaaataaaaaaaatgatacattcgaaaaaaataatacatttgaAAAACGACTTGATAACCATTTTGAAACAACCCAAAATGtggaagagaaaaaaaagaaaaagaaaaaaaaaaaaaaaaatgtagacGATGAAATATCCGATATAttgaatgaaataaataaagaagagaaaaaaaataacaagggaaaaaataatttaaataatcaaatatgtaataatcatcatcatcatcatcatcatacaGATGATAATCCtgtatataacaaaattaatGTTTTACAAGGTGAAGgggaaaaatattttatgaacaATGCTTTAGATAATGACAAAAGTAAGAACAaatgtgataataaaaattattctaataataattgtaataatcATTGTAttcatgataataatgaagaggAATCCATGGAGCTTCAACTTTCTACATGCACacatgaaaaatatgaatactgcttaaaattagaaaaaaacaatttcGATGTTAATAtagaattaaaaagaatatttggTAAAAGTTTtgttaaagaaaataagTATATTCAGAAaagcaaaataaaatatttgaagaATTGGATAATACAAGATTTTACAACAAAAATAGTTCAACCACCTTTATCtatgatatataaagataatgaaTTTAagattgaaaaaaataaattatatttagatgctgaaaatttattttatttattattagataCTCATGATATACAAGCAATGAATGAAttagtaaaaaaatatccaTTTCATGTTGATACATTACTTGTACTAGCcgaatattataatgaaacGAGAAACTATGAAGTTgctaataaatttattaaaatgtcTATTTTGTTgttacaaaatatttttcatattaatttCCACCCaaactttttaaataaaaattttaatatttttattaatccATATATCtatgataataaatgtttattcaaatctttatatatgcatatgcTATCATTAGAAAATGAAGCCTGTACAATTACATCATTAGAAATCGCAAAACTTTTATGTAAAATAGATCTAGCAAATGATTTATGTAGTATATTATTAAGAAtcgataatattattttgaaatgtaatttatatgatttccttttatatttctcctttaattttataatacaaaatatccAATCTGTAATACCACCTAACACATATAATCAAATAGTAACCTCCTTAATGAACCAACAAAATAGCATCACTCCGAATCACATCGAAAGCAACCTACTTAAAAATAACatggataatataaataatattaatacagAAATTCaagaacataatataaataaaactaACGTAGAATCTAATAAACATGatcataatatttcttcAAATAATCAAATGTCAACAAACCAAAATCAATCATctacacaaaaaaataaaaattcttataattcaaataaaGAACAGGATACACATACAAGTAATTGTAATGaaaatcatatattaaaaaataatttgacATCTTCATCACAACATTgtgatatttttataaatgaacaaaacAAACAatctattattatgaataagcaaaacaatttatatatctttaataaCTATGAACTTAGATTACATTTCATACTTCCAAATTTTGCTTTTGCTATACCCAtgtctttatatttaaaaatgaatactCATCTTAATCTTGACGACATCAAACTTATTAAAAAGGATGATATAATTCATTCTTTCTCATATGAAGAATGTAAATATTTGATTccacattttaatataagatttatttgttataaatCGAATcatcaaataaattatactGGAAATCAAACATGTCAAAATAACATACATGATACAAAACAAAATCAAGATAATAACCAAAATTATTCACTTTCCTTCTGTGCacatttgtttttaattaGAGCACTCCTACAGTATCCTTgctttttaaaaacatttcttaattataataatttcaaGGCAACAAAAATTGTAAAACAAACAATATATGATTATCTATTCCAGGATATATTAGCAGCGCCTCCGTTTTCAAATACCCAACAACTGAACCGGGAAGAATATGAAATTGTACAAAAAATTGTATCGTgctttttagaaaaaaataatatttattataaatcaGAAAAAGTTATAACATGGTTACATGTGTGCAGTAGTTTCATCCACGAGATGTACAAAGACAAAAAGG tatCTCAAGAAATTGACGAGGTAAGAAAAGAGTACTGCCAAAAGATTGCATtattagatataaataaatataaacatgttAGAGTTGGAGAATTCAAATCACACAATTATTTACTCCCTGATTTTttaatggaaaaaaatagaTCATATACTCCAAACGTAACTAACAGAGCATcagattattatatttctttaaataGTAATTTGTTAATAGCCTTCTTTCAGAGTTTGCTACCTTGGTACCAAGTAGATTATAATg GTACAAACTCCAGACCTGTCTATTTCTCAACGTTATTAAGAACAACCATAGATAATATCAagcatttttttaattgtgaataa